The following coding sequences are from one Pusillimonas sp. DMV24BSW_D window:
- the mreD gene encoding rod shape-determining protein MreD encodes MAPRGNGSKSSLSALTPIDTRSFGRSSSLLLVWGSIFIVWLASLASWRVWPYAPDLLLLVLLFWCLNEPRRVGLFTAFAFGLLMDVHDAGPLGGHALVYGLAAYGVVILGRRLQRFNSVVQAIHILPILLLVQTIYIMISSWLAGHWLGWSWLVSAVFTAGLWPVADILLHYLPHRLHEELDGGNA; translated from the coding sequence ATGGCACCGCGTGGAAATGGTTCCAAGTCATCGCTATCTGCTCTAACACCGATTGATACACGCTCGTTTGGTCGCTCATCCAGCTTGTTGTTGGTGTGGGGGTCTATTTTTATAGTGTGGCTTGCTTCGTTGGCGTCCTGGCGGGTGTGGCCCTATGCGCCTGACTTATTGTTATTGGTACTTTTGTTCTGGTGCCTGAATGAGCCGCGGCGTGTTGGGCTTTTTACCGCCTTTGCCTTTGGTCTGCTGATGGATGTTCATGATGCGGGTCCGTTGGGGGGGCATGCGCTTGTTTATGGTTTGGCTGCTTACGGAGTGGTCATACTGGGTCGTCGCCTGCAGCGTTTTAATTCGGTCGTACAGGCCATTCATATCCTGCCCATTTTGCTGTTGGTGCAAACAATTTACATCATGATCAGTTCCTGGCTGGCAGGGCATTGGCTGGGGTGGTCATGGCTTGTTTCGGCGGTGTTCACTGCGGGCTTGTGGCCGGTTGCCGATATTTTGTTGCATTATTTGCCTCATCGCCTGCATGAAGAGCTCGATGGTGGCAACGCCTAA
- the mreC gene encoding rod shape-determining protein MreC → MQQNATLRLFRRGPTAEFRLLVILVLSLVLLVVDARWKVFEPARQAVSVLIYPFQRAAMAPRDLIEGVRSWANAATVAKEEKEALQRQRIELAQLASHAAQLATENQQLRRLLNVTAPAEQQSVAVEVLYEPANPYNRHLIFNKGSDSGIAPGMPVIDEGGVVGQVVRVTPFTSEAALITDEKVSVPVQVVRNGLRLIAFGGNPAGKIEARYLPLNADVRTDDTLVTSGIGGLFPAGLAVARVDEVRRDAVSGFAVAVATPLSHPERYRHFLVLLSEQSELLSEVEP, encoded by the coding sequence ATGCAGCAGAATGCGACTCTTCGATTATTCAGGCGGGGGCCAACAGCGGAGTTCCGTTTGTTGGTCATTCTGGTGCTATCGCTCGTATTGCTCGTCGTCGATGCCCGTTGGAAGGTGTTTGAGCCTGCCCGGCAGGCAGTGTCAGTTCTGATTTATCCTTTTCAGCGCGCGGCAATGGCCCCTCGGGATTTAATCGAAGGGGTGCGCAGTTGGGCTAACGCGGCAACGGTTGCCAAAGAGGAAAAAGAAGCGCTGCAGCGGCAAAGAATAGAGTTGGCACAACTTGCCAGCCATGCTGCGCAGTTGGCAACCGAGAATCAGCAATTACGCCGTCTATTGAACGTTACCGCACCGGCCGAGCAGCAGTCGGTGGCTGTCGAGGTTCTCTATGAGCCTGCAAATCCTTACAACCGCCATCTGATTTTCAATAAAGGTTCCGACAGCGGCATTGCCCCTGGAATGCCTGTTATTGATGAAGGCGGCGTTGTTGGGCAGGTCGTGCGGGTTACGCCTTTTACGTCGGAGGCGGCATTGATCACGGATGAAAAAGTGTCGGTGCCGGTTCAGGTCGTGCGCAATGGTTTGCGTTTAATCGCTTTTGGTGGGAATCCTGCCGGAAAAATCGAGGCGCGATATCTGCCATTGAACGCGGATGTGCGTACGGACGATACTTTAGTCACGAGCGGTATTGGCGGCTTGTTCCCCGCCGGTCTGGCGGTTGCCCGGGTCGACGAAGTCCGCCGCGATGCGGTAAGCGGGTTCGCGGTGGCGGTGGCAACGCCGCTGTCGCATCCTGAACGATATCGGCATTTTTTAGTGCTATTGTCGGAACAGTCCGAACTTTTATCTGAAGTGGAGCCCTAA
- a CDS encoding rod shape-determining protein, with translation MFGFLRSYFSSDMAIDLGTANTLIYVRGKGIVLDEPSVVAIRHDGSPNGKKIIQAVGREAKQMLGRVPGNIEAIRPMKDGVIADFTVTEQMLKQFIRMVHPGSMFAPSPRIIVCVPCGSTQVERRAIRESALGAGASQVYLIEEPMAAAIGAGLGVSDASGSMVVDIGGGTTEVAVISLGGMVYKGSVRVGGDKFDEAIINYIRRNYGMLIGEPTAEYIKKEIGSAFPGAEIREIEVKGRNLSEGVPRSFSVSSNEILESLTDPLNQIVSAVKTALEQTPPELGADITEKGIALTGGGALLRDLDRLLQEETGLPVIVADDPLTCVVRGCGEALEHLERLGTVFIYD, from the coding sequence ATGTTCGGATTTCTCCGCAGTTATTTTTCCAGTGATATGGCCATCGACCTGGGTACGGCCAATACACTTATTTATGTTCGTGGCAAAGGCATCGTACTCGATGAGCCTTCCGTGGTGGCCATCCGTCACGACGGTTCTCCCAACGGCAAGAAAATTATTCAGGCTGTGGGGCGAGAGGCCAAGCAAATGCTGGGGCGGGTACCCGGCAATATTGAAGCCATTCGTCCCATGAAAGACGGCGTTATCGCCGACTTTACTGTTACCGAGCAAATGCTCAAGCAGTTTATACGCATGGTGCATCCGGGCAGCATGTTTGCGCCCAGTCCGCGCATTATCGTGTGTGTGCCGTGTGGCTCCACTCAGGTGGAGCGCCGTGCTATTCGCGAATCGGCACTCGGTGCGGGCGCCAGCCAAGTTTATCTTATCGAAGAACCGATGGCGGCCGCTATTGGTGCCGGTTTGGGCGTTTCCGATGCCAGCGGCTCCATGGTCGTCGACATCGGCGGCGGCACGACGGAAGTTGCCGTTATATCGCTGGGTGGCATGGTTTACAAGGGTTCCGTGCGTGTGGGTGGCGACAAATTCGATGAAGCCATCATCAATTACATTCGCCGTAACTATGGCATGCTTATCGGTGAGCCTACTGCTGAATACATCAAGAAGGAAATCGGTTCGGCCTTCCCAGGTGCGGAAATTCGCGAAATTGAGGTCAAAGGTCGTAATCTTTCCGAGGGCGTGCCACGTAGTTTTTCGGTGTCTTCAAACGAAATTCTTGAATCGCTCACTGATCCTTTGAATCAAATCGTTTCAGCAGTGAAAACGGCACTTGAACAAACGCCTCCGGAACTGGGCGCCGATATTACCGAGAAAGGGATTGCCCTTACGGGTGGCGGTGCGCTGTTGCGCGACCTCGACCGTTTGCTGCAGGAAGAAACGGGCTTGCCGGTTATTGTGGCCGACGACCCGCTTACCTGCGTCGTTCGCGGTTGCGGCGAGGCACTGGAACACCTGGAACGTTTGGGTACAGTTTTCATTTACGATTAA
- the gatC gene encoding Asp-tRNA(Asn)/Glu-tRNA(Gln) amidotransferase subunit GatC, whose amino-acid sequence MAITQDDVSRVARLARIALSDTEQARMESELNGILGLIEQLQAVDTTGIEPMAHPLSAHQDIHARLREDAAAPTQTTGQRDHLMANAPANEEGLFLVPKVIE is encoded by the coding sequence ATGGCAATTACACAAGACGATGTTTCCCGCGTGGCACGGCTCGCCCGCATCGCGTTGTCGGACACCGAGCAGGCACGTATGGAAAGTGAACTCAACGGCATTCTGGGCCTCATTGAACAACTTCAGGCTGTCGACACAACGGGTATCGAGCCTATGGCGCACCCGCTATCGGCACATCAAGACATTCACGCCCGCCTGCGTGAAGACGCCGCCGCCCCAACCCAAACAACGGGCCAGCGCGATCATCTCATGGCCAACGCCCCGGCCAACGAAGAAGGTCTGTTTCTGGTACCTAAAGTTATTGAATAA
- the gatA gene encoding Asp-tRNA(Asn)/Glu-tRNA(Gln) amidotransferase subunit GatA, whose amino-acid sequence MSSNYEFSSIAELGTALRERKVSACELAQASLNLAKQHTHLNAFLHIDDQLTLEQAKHADALLAQGKGGPLTGIPIAHKDIFVTQKWKTTAASKMLEHYTSPFDATVVQRLNDAGAVSVGKLNCDEFAMGSGNENSAFGATRNPWDPGSVPGGSSGGSAAAVAAGIVPATTGTDTGGSVRQPAALCGVSGIKPTYGTVSRFGMIAFGSSLDQAGPIARSANDLVDILDIMGGFDERDSTSLETCDGIANQPGRVREAYDTKQAHFSGQGSQPLKGLRIGVPKEYFNASLAPDVAQAVEKALAQYESLGAVRVEISLPRTQLAIPAYYVIAPAEASSNLSRYDGVRYGLRAADYNNLEEMTSRTRAEGFGDEVKRRIMVGTYVLCHGYYDAYYLQAQRVRRMITDDFQQAFAEKCDVIMGPVTPSVAKKIGDNRDDPTADWLADVYTLGVSLAGLPAMSIPCGFGGQSGTLPIGLQLIGNYFTEGQLLAVADRYQNVTDWHQRKPDQK is encoded by the coding sequence ATGTCTTCTAATTACGAATTCTCCAGTATTGCAGAACTTGGCACCGCGTTGCGCGAACGCAAAGTCAGCGCGTGCGAGCTTGCACAAGCCTCTTTGAATCTCGCAAAACAGCACACGCATCTGAATGCCTTTCTGCACATCGACGATCAACTCACGCTCGAACAAGCCAAACACGCTGACGCGTTGCTGGCGCAAGGGAAAGGCGGCCCTTTAACCGGCATTCCCATTGCTCACAAAGATATTTTTGTTACCCAAAAGTGGAAAACGACGGCCGCAAGCAAAATGTTGGAGCACTACACCAGCCCATTCGACGCCACCGTTGTACAACGTTTGAACGACGCGGGGGCCGTATCGGTCGGCAAGCTCAATTGCGACGAATTCGCAATGGGCTCAGGTAATGAAAACTCGGCTTTCGGCGCAACACGCAATCCCTGGGACCCGGGGTCTGTCCCGGGCGGCTCTTCGGGAGGGTCGGCTGCAGCCGTTGCCGCAGGCATTGTCCCCGCCACAACGGGTACCGATACCGGCGGCTCAGTGCGACAACCTGCGGCATTGTGTGGCGTGAGCGGTATCAAACCCACCTACGGAACAGTGTCAAGGTTCGGGATGATCGCTTTCGGATCCAGTCTCGATCAAGCGGGCCCCATTGCGCGCAGCGCAAACGACCTGGTCGATATACTCGATATTATGGGCGGCTTTGACGAACGCGACTCAACCAGCCTTGAAACGTGCGACGGAATCGCCAACCAGCCCGGGCGGGTTCGTGAGGCCTACGACACAAAACAAGCACATTTTTCGGGGCAAGGTTCACAACCCTTGAAAGGTTTACGCATCGGAGTACCCAAGGAGTACTTCAATGCAAGCCTGGCGCCCGATGTAGCGCAGGCCGTTGAAAAGGCCCTGGCGCAATACGAAAGCCTGGGCGCCGTACGCGTGGAAATTTCACTTCCTCGCACCCAGTTGGCCATCCCCGCTTATTACGTTATTGCGCCGGCCGAAGCATCCAGCAATCTGTCGCGCTACGACGGCGTTCGGTACGGGCTCCGTGCAGCCGATTACAACAACCTTGAAGAAATGACCAGCCGTACCCGCGCCGAGGGGTTCGGCGACGAAGTCAAGCGGCGCATCATGGTAGGCACCTATGTGCTGTGCCATGGCTATTACGATGCTTATTATCTGCAGGCGCAGCGGGTGCGTCGCATGATCACCGACGACTTCCAACAAGCATTTGCCGAAAAATGCGACGTCATCATGGGGCCGGTAACGCCCTCGGTTGCCAAAAAGATTGGTGACAACCGCGACGACCCAACGGCCGATTGGCTGGCTGATGTCTATACCCTTGGCGTCAGCCTGGCGGGCTTGCCCGCCATGTCGATTCCCTGCGGCTTCGGAGGGCAAAGCGGCACACTGCCCATCGGCCTGCAACTCATCGGCAACTATTTCACCGAAGGTCAACTGTTAGCCGTTGCCGACCGCTACCAGAACGTTACCGACTGGCATCAACGCAAACCGGATCAAAAATAA
- the gatB gene encoding Asp-tRNA(Asn)/Glu-tRNA(Gln) amidotransferase subunit GatB has protein sequence MEWEIVIGLETHAQLSTESKIFSNSSTRYGAQPNTQANEVDMALPGSLPVLNKGAVERAIQFGLAVDAHIAPRSVFARKNYFYPDLPKNYQISQFEIPVVQGGKVYFQLGEEEKVVNLTRAHLEEDAGKSLHENYTDANGRPASGIDLNRAGTPLLEIVSEPEMRSAAEAVAYARTLHSLVVWLGICDGNMQEGSFRCDANVSVRPKGQKEFGTRCEIKNLNSFRFLERAIQYEAQRQIEIIEDGGTIRQETRLYDADEDVTRSMRSKEDSDDYRYFPDPDLPPLVITSDWVERVQRAMPELPQAKKSRFQEALGLTPYDAAQLTIDRDLADYFEQTAAGLPGDQAKLAANWVLGEVSAALNRDEISIDQTSVKPTRLSALINRIIDGTISNKIARDVFAAMWEDKNDADPDAIIEAKGLKQISDSGAIGKMIDDVLAANPAIVDEYRAGKQKAFNSLVGQVMKVAKGKANPQQVNSLLKEKLG, from the coding sequence ATGGAATGGGAAATCGTTATCGGGCTGGAAACACACGCCCAGTTGTCTACCGAATCCAAAATCTTTTCCAACAGCAGCACCCGCTATGGGGCGCAACCCAACACCCAGGCCAACGAAGTTGACATGGCCCTGCCGGGCAGCCTGCCGGTACTTAATAAGGGCGCCGTTGAGCGTGCCATTCAATTCGGGCTGGCCGTCGATGCACATATCGCACCGCGCTCCGTTTTCGCACGCAAAAACTATTTTTACCCCGATCTACCGAAAAACTATCAAATAAGTCAGTTCGAAATCCCGGTCGTTCAGGGCGGGAAAGTGTATTTTCAACTTGGCGAAGAAGAAAAAGTCGTCAACCTGACCCGCGCCCACCTTGAGGAAGACGCAGGCAAATCGCTTCACGAAAACTACACTGACGCCAACGGACGCCCGGCCTCGGGAATTGATTTAAATCGCGCCGGCACGCCGTTGCTGGAGATTGTGTCTGAGCCTGAGATGCGTTCGGCTGCGGAAGCCGTTGCGTACGCCCGCACCCTGCACAGCCTGGTGGTATGGCTGGGCATTTGCGACGGCAACATGCAAGAAGGCTCATTCCGTTGCGATGCAAACGTCTCGGTTCGTCCAAAAGGCCAAAAAGAATTCGGCACACGTTGCGAAATCAAGAACCTGAACTCCTTCCGTTTCCTTGAACGTGCCATTCAGTACGAGGCCCAGCGCCAGATCGAAATCATTGAAGACGGCGGCACAATCCGTCAGGAAACGCGTCTTTACGATGCCGATGAAGACGTCACCCGAAGCATGCGCAGCAAGGAAGACTCCGACGACTACCGCTACTTCCCCGACCCCGATCTTCCCCCGTTAGTCATTACGTCAGACTGGGTCGAACGCGTACAACGGGCCATGCCTGAATTACCGCAAGCCAAGAAAAGCCGCTTCCAGGAAGCCTTGGGGCTGACACCGTACGATGCCGCCCAGTTAACCATAGACCGCGACCTTGCCGACTATTTTGAGCAAACCGCAGCGGGTTTGCCGGGCGACCAGGCAAAGCTGGCCGCCAACTGGGTACTGGGTGAAGTTTCAGCGGCGTTAAACCGCGACGAAATTTCAATCGACCAAACATCAGTCAAGCCGACCCGGTTATCTGCACTCATCAATCGCATCATCGACGGCACCATTTCAAACAAAATCGCCCGAGACGTTTTTGCCGCCATGTGGGAAGACAAAAACGATGCCGACCCCGACGCCATTATTGAGGCAAAAGGACTCAAGCAAATTAGCGACAGCGGCGCCATCGGCAAAATGATCGACGACGTCCTGGCCGCCAACCCCGCCATCGTCGACGAATATCGCGCTGGCAAGCAAAAAGCGTTCAACTCACTGGTGGGGCAGGTAATGAAAGTCGCAAAAGGGAAAGCCAACCCCCAGCAGGTTAATAGCCTGCTGAAAGAAAAACTGGGTTAG
- the pyrE gene encoding orotate phosphoribosyltransferase produces the protein MSQSNARNDFVRFSLEQGVLRFGEFRVKSGRISPYFFNAGLFNSGFTVGRLAGFYAQALVDSDVGFDMLFGPAYKGIPLATATAVALANHPGMNGRDVPFAFNRKEAKDHGEGGTLVGAPLQGRVVIIDDVITAGTSVRESVDLIREAGAEPAAVLIALDRMERAGPDDALSAHSAVQEVSQRYGIPVVSIASLSDIMQLLDQDADFAEHREAVAAYRAKYGVV, from the coding sequence ATGTCCCAATCGAACGCGCGTAATGATTTTGTCCGCTTCTCGCTTGAGCAAGGGGTGTTGAGGTTCGGCGAGTTTCGCGTCAAATCCGGTCGTATCAGCCCTTATTTTTTTAACGCGGGCTTGTTCAATTCAGGCTTTACCGTGGGTCGCCTTGCCGGGTTTTATGCTCAGGCGCTGGTTGATTCCGATGTGGGTTTCGATATGTTGTTTGGCCCGGCTTACAAAGGGATTCCACTGGCCACTGCAACGGCGGTTGCACTGGCCAATCACCCGGGAATGAATGGCCGCGATGTGCCGTTTGCTTTCAATCGTAAAGAAGCAAAAGATCATGGTGAGGGTGGAACCCTGGTGGGCGCGCCCTTGCAGGGCCGTGTTGTTATTATCGACGACGTCATTACGGCGGGTACGTCGGTGCGTGAGTCCGTCGACCTGATTCGCGAGGCTGGTGCTGAACCAGCTGCGGTGCTGATTGCGCTGGATCGCATGGAGCGGGCCGGGCCCGACGACGCGCTGTCGGCGCATTCAGCTGTTCAGGAGGTGTCTCAGCGATACGGCATTCCCGTTGTAAGCATCGCGTCATTAAGCGACATTATGCAATTGCTTGATCAGGACGCGGATTTTGCCGAGCATCGGGAAGCCGTTGCCGCTTACCGGGCCAAATACGGTGTTGTATAG
- a CDS encoding DoxX family protein, which translates to MENTCTLWAPRILGVLRIVTGYLFFWHGSAKLFGIPHVPMFDNLQIMSLVGLAGIIEVVFGFLVFIGLFTRFSAFIASGMCAAAYFIGHVATQGQFFLPMLNRGEAAVLFCFIFFYIIFAGPGAWSIDGLRKDKTS; encoded by the coding sequence ATGGAAAACACCTGCACGCTTTGGGCTCCCCGTATCCTGGGGGTACTAAGAATTGTCACCGGCTACCTCTTTTTTTGGCATGGCTCGGCGAAGCTATTCGGCATTCCACACGTCCCCATGTTCGATAATTTGCAAATTATGTCGCTGGTTGGGTTAGCAGGCATTATCGAGGTTGTGTTCGGCTTCCTTGTCTTTATTGGTCTTTTCACCCGTTTCTCTGCGTTCATTGCCTCCGGCATGTGCGCGGCGGCCTACTTTATCGGTCACGTTGCCACACAAGGCCAATTCTTTTTGCCCATGCTCAACAGAGGTGAGGCCGCCGTCTTGTTCTGCTTCATCTTTTTCTACATTATTTTTGCCGGCCCCGGCGCCTGGAGTATTGACGGACTGCGCAAAGACAAAACCAGCTAG
- a CDS encoding DODA-type extradiol aromatic ring-opening family dioxygenase translates to MKQTPVYYLSHGGGPWPYMPEAREKYAILTKALQDIPQQLESKPDAIVMVSAHWEGDKTFLIMGNPHPPMYYDYYNFPEHTYHVQYPAPGSPSLAYELAQLIGDAGLPVAIDNQRGFDHGAFVPLHVMYPDADIPVVQLSIETHFDPELHLALGRALAPLRQKNVLILGSGLSYHNLREIRTIGAEPSAQFDAWLQEVLVNGPVAERTDKLKQWETAPAARRAHPREDHLLPLMVAVGAAENEPGTCVHHEVTAFANITASSFRFG, encoded by the coding sequence ATGAAACAGACACCCGTTTATTATCTTTCGCACGGAGGCGGGCCCTGGCCATACATGCCGGAGGCCCGCGAAAAATACGCCATTCTTACCAAAGCGTTGCAGGATATACCGCAACAACTGGAAAGCAAACCGGATGCCATTGTGATGGTCTCGGCTCATTGGGAAGGCGATAAAACCTTTTTGATCATGGGCAACCCCCACCCGCCCATGTATTACGACTACTATAATTTCCCCGAACATACCTACCATGTTCAATATCCAGCCCCGGGTTCGCCTTCATTGGCGTACGAGCTGGCACAACTAATCGGCGATGCCGGCCTTCCGGTGGCCATTGACAACCAGCGTGGATTCGATCACGGGGCATTTGTGCCTCTTCACGTCATGTATCCAGATGCCGACATTCCGGTTGTGCAACTTTCCATAGAAACCCATTTTGATCCTGAATTGCACCTGGCGCTTGGGCGTGCACTGGCACCGTTAAGGCAAAAGAACGTTCTTATTCTGGGAAGCGGCCTCAGTTATCACAACCTGCGCGAAATTCGCACAATCGGTGCTGAGCCTTCCGCTCAATTCGATGCCTGGTTGCAGGAAGTCCTGGTAAATGGCCCGGTTGCAGAGCGTACCGATAAACTTAAACAATGGGAAACAGCTCCTGCAGCCCGCCGAGCCCATCCACGGGAAGATCACCTGTTACCGTTGATGGTCGCGGTAGGCGCCGCCGAGAATGAACCCGGCACTTGTGTTCATCACGAAGTAACGGCATTTGCAAATATTACCGCTTCGAGCTTTCGATTCGGTTAA
- a CDS encoding GGDEF domain-containing protein, translating to MASYMADEIDQKVRARQETLERIAGSYPHEYSNDLGVIEAWLARAQTLSPFFLSGMMLVLKDGTLRASSTPASAAAYHDALFGDTQWLRGILNSGGPQISPPFKDPNQNTAMIAFGVGVRDQSGAITAVLVGLTQLDAAGFLQELNTQKWGNGGSHLIISPHDQLFLGASNPSFIMKRTPKPGINLLHDKAMAGYRGPGVTVNAQGVEEMVGIQSVPSTGWFVVSRIPVEKAYAPIDTIADYVIMAGALLSAIALTCLALFLPHVFRRLDRATQAIGDMASGRKPLHALPEDGKDEAGALVRQFNLLVKRIHDQEASLRRNEAKLAYMATHDTLTKLYNRPMLMSRLQHSLEIAHRHRATGAVLFCDLDGFKPINDNFGHDVGDQLLVEVARCLLSGRRQTDTVARLGGDEFVIVLTDLKTPAEDAKRLAQQYLEAISAPFNIDGKELKISLSIGIALFGNESVSPSQLLSNADTAMYRAKNLGKNRYCLHQ from the coding sequence ATGGCCTCGTATATGGCCGATGAAATAGACCAGAAAGTGCGGGCACGGCAAGAAACGCTGGAACGTATCGCGGGCTCCTACCCTCATGAGTACAGCAACGACCTCGGCGTTATCGAAGCATGGCTGGCCCGCGCGCAAACATTGAGCCCCTTTTTTCTTTCCGGCATGATGCTCGTATTAAAAGACGGTACCTTGCGGGCATCCAGCACACCTGCAAGCGCTGCTGCCTATCATGACGCTTTGTTTGGCGATACCCAATGGCTACGAGGCATTCTAAACTCAGGTGGGCCGCAAATTAGCCCTCCGTTTAAAGACCCAAATCAAAATACAGCAATGATTGCCTTTGGTGTTGGGGTCCGCGATCAAAGTGGGGCGATAACAGCCGTGCTGGTTGGCTTAACGCAACTTGATGCAGCCGGCTTTCTACAAGAGCTGAACACCCAGAAATGGGGAAACGGTGGCAGCCACCTGATTATTTCGCCTCACGACCAACTGTTCCTGGGCGCCAGCAACCCTTCCTTCATCATGAAACGCACCCCAAAGCCGGGCATTAACCTGCTTCACGACAAAGCCATGGCAGGTTATCGCGGCCCGGGAGTTACCGTGAATGCCCAAGGAGTCGAGGAAATGGTCGGCATTCAATCGGTACCCAGTACAGGCTGGTTTGTTGTCTCCCGCATCCCCGTTGAAAAGGCCTACGCCCCTATCGATACCATTGCCGATTACGTCATCATGGCGGGCGCATTATTGTCGGCGATCGCACTCACTTGCCTGGCCCTATTCCTTCCTCATGTATTTCGCCGACTCGACCGGGCTACACAAGCGATTGGCGACATGGCATCGGGACGAAAACCTTTGCACGCCCTGCCCGAAGATGGAAAAGACGAAGCAGGTGCATTGGTCAGGCAGTTCAACCTGCTGGTAAAAAGAATTCACGATCAGGAAGCCTCATTACGACGCAACGAGGCGAAACTGGCTTACATGGCCACCCACGACACGCTGACCAAGCTATACAACCGCCCAATGCTCATGTCTCGCCTTCAACATAGTCTTGAAATCGCGCATCGCCATCGCGCTACCGGCGCGGTTCTATTTTGTGATCTCGACGGCTTCAAGCCCATCAACGATAATTTCGGACACGATGTCGGAGACCAATTGCTTGTTGAAGTAGCCCGTTGCCTTTTGTCCGGACGCCGACAAACCGACACGGTTGCACGCCTGGGCGGCGATGAGTTCGTTATTGTGCTGACCGATCTCAAGACGCCGGCTGAAGACGCGAAACGATTGGCGCAACAGTACCTGGAAGCCATCAGCGCCCCATTCAATATAGACGGAAAAGAACTCAAAATAAGCCTTTCCATTGGTATTGCATTATTTGGTAATGAGTCGGTTAGCCCTTCCCAACTTTTGTCCAACGCCGATACCGCCATGTATCGCGCCAAAAATCTAGGGAAAAATCGCTACTGCCTTCATCAATAA
- a CDS encoding PACE efflux transporter, which produces MQGIKRKVVYVSLYETIAILLTGVVFYLLGFSVFDSWVASVAASGIAVLWNLVWNTIFEYWEARQVKKGRSTRRRIAHAIGFEGGLVLFLVPFFAWWLSVSLWEAFILDAGLLVFFLVYTFVFTRVFDHVFGLPASALPDSNNNLAAKKA; this is translated from the coding sequence ATGCAAGGAATCAAGCGCAAAGTCGTTTATGTATCGCTTTACGAAACCATTGCCATTCTGCTGACTGGTGTCGTCTTTTATTTGCTGGGTTTCAGTGTGTTCGATTCCTGGGTGGCTTCGGTCGCGGCGTCGGGTATTGCCGTGCTGTGGAATCTTGTCTGGAACACGATATTTGAATATTGGGAAGCGCGGCAGGTTAAGAAAGGGCGCAGCACGCGTCGGCGCATTGCGCACGCGATCGGGTTCGAAGGGGGCCTGGTCTTGTTTCTAGTCCCATTTTTCGCCTGGTGGTTAAGTGTCTCTTTGTGGGAGGCGTTTATTCTTGATGCCGGTTTACTGGTTTTCTTTTTGGTGTACACCTTCGTATTTACGCGTGTGTTTGATCATGTTTTCGGGTTGCCGGCCTCGGCGTTGCCTGATTCCAATAACAATCTGGCCGCAAAAAAGGCATAA
- a CDS encoding exodeoxyribonuclease III: MLRVISANLNGVRSAHRKGFFDWLPEQQADFVCVQELKAQAADMTEPMQSPDGYHGYFHYAEKKGYSGVGIYARKEPDQVVEGLGVPQIDAEGRYIELVYDGLSMISVYLPSGSSGDHRQSAKYHFMECFYGHLADLAKAGRRVILCGDWNIAHKEIDLKNWKGNLKNSGFLPEERAWLTKVFNELGWVDVYRHLYPDATGEAYTWWSNRGQARANNVGWRIDYQIATADIAATAQSASIYKESWFSDHAPLMIDYDTKLIV, translated from the coding sequence ATGTTACGTGTGATTTCAGCCAATTTGAACGGCGTCCGATCAGCTCATCGGAAAGGTTTTTTTGATTGGTTGCCCGAACAGCAGGCTGATTTTGTGTGTGTGCAAGAACTTAAGGCACAGGCTGCCGATATGACGGAGCCGATGCAATCGCCGGATGGGTATCATGGATACTTTCATTACGCCGAGAAAAAGGGCTATAGCGGTGTGGGGATTTACGCACGAAAAGAGCCCGATCAGGTCGTGGAAGGTCTGGGTGTGCCGCAAATTGATGCGGAAGGGCGTTACATTGAGCTGGTGTATGACGGCTTGTCCATGATTTCGGTGTATCTTCCTTCCGGCTCCAGTGGTGATCATCGCCAAAGCGCCAAGTATCACTTCATGGAATGTTTCTATGGTCATTTGGCGGATTTGGCCAAAGCGGGCAGGCGCGTTATTTTATGCGGCGACTGGAATATCGCTCACAAAGAAATCGACCTTAAAAACTGGAAGGGGAATTTGAAAAACAGCGGTTTTTTGCCCGAGGAACGGGCATGGTTAACCAAGGTTTTCAACGAACTGGGTTGGGTCGACGTGTATCGTCATCTGTATCCTGATGCCACCGGCGAAGCCTATACGTGGTGGAGTAATCGTGGTCAGGCTCGGGCAAACAATGTGGGTTGGCGCATTGATTACCAAATTGCCACGGCAGATATCGCGGCCACAGCGCAAAGCGCGTCTATTTACAAGGAAAGCTGGTTTAGCGATCATGCGCCGCTCATGATCGACTACGATACCAAATTGATTGTTTAA